In the genome of Pseudocalidococcus azoricus BACA0444, the window TCAAGGTTGCCTGAGGGATGATTATGGGCAATCACCATCCGATTTGCGCCTCGCCGGATGACTTCCCGAAAAATCTCCTTGGGATGGGCGATGGTTTCAGTAGCACTGCCAACACTGATAATGTGATGCCCTAAGAGCCGATGCCGCACATCCAGCAACAACACCCCAAATCGTTCCGTTGTCTCCCACATCATCTCCTGGGATAAAACGGCAGCCGCTTGACTCGGTTCGCTAATAATGGCTTGTTCCCCAGGCCGGGCCTGGAATACCCGCTTCCCCAACTCTAGAGCCGCCAAAATTGTAGTTGCCTTGGCTGGCCCAACCCCTGGAATCTGCATTAATTCCTCTGGTGTAATATCCCGCAGGGTCAGGAGCGGATCCGGCTGGTTCTGGCTGAGTTTTTGAAGCATATATTGCCCCAATCCCACCGCCGATAGTTTACCCGGTCCCTGCCCTGTGCCCAAAAGAATAGCAATTAACTCAGCCGCCGTTAAAGACCGAGAGCCTTGGGTCATCAACTTTTCCCGCGGCCGATCACTGGAGGGTAAATCAGCAATGCGCAAATGGTAGGTCATCCTTGCCCGCACCGTGAGACAGATTTTCTCCAAAATATCCTGAAAATCTGCGGGTGAGTTCCGCTGGGCAGTCGGGATGAAGCACCTTGATAGTTACTATGGTAATCATAAAAAAAATTTTTAAGACTTAATCCAAAGTTAATTGGCTGATTACCTTAACTAAGCCCAAGAAATGGTAGGTTCATATTGATGTAGTGGGTAGAGTTTGGGCAAGGCTCCTACGCCACCATCAATCTCTGGAGTAATGCAGCTATTGATCGCTTTTTGATGAGTGCCAGTTCAAATAATCTCTGTTAATTGTCTCAATAACTGATTCAAATTTTAGCAAATTATTGCATAAAGCTCTCATTAAGCTATGCTGTAAAAAGTTCATTGCGTCCCTGAGGATTATTCTTTGCCCAGTTTTAGACTAAGTGGTGTTATTGCATAAAACTCTCCATCTGAGAGTTGAGTGTATTGAGGAGTGTTCAAGGAGAAATCTATGTCCCGTATTTTGTGGAAGCTACTAGCCACGACTCCAGTCCTAGCCTTGGGTGTGGGAAGTGGTGTTTATGCAACCGAAGCTAACTCAAGCCTTTTACAACTAACCCCTGGGGAATTAAATTCTGCCCCCACCAGCCTAACCACATTGCCAGCGCAGCCTGTAGTTAATCTGGCCCAGAACCTGCCCACAATGCGTTCTGCCCCTTCTGTTTCATCACTAGAAGCCGATCCATTGGCTGGTACTCTTGCCCCCGCCCCCACATCAACTCAAACCCAAACCCAATCGGCTGTTGGCACACGCTCACGACAGTCAATCCCCCAAGTCACCTCTGTGAGCCAGTTGTCTGATGTCCGCCCTACGGATTGGGCCTATCAAGCTTTAGCCTCCTTAGTTGAGAAATATGGCTGTATTGCGGGTTATCCAGATGGTACATTCCGCGGTAATCGTGCTCTAACCCGTTATGAAATGGCTGCGGCTCTCAATGCCTGCTTGGATGTGGTCAGTGATCGGTTTGCAACTAAAGAAGACTTGGCAGCCCTGCAACGCCTGGCCCAAGAATTTGCCAACGAACTAGCCTTGGTCAAGGGTCGGGTTGATAATCTGGAAGGCCGGACTTCCAACCTAGAAGCCACTCAGTTTGCAACCTTGACAAAGTTAAATGCCACTGTCATCTTCAACACCTCTGATATCTTGAGTGGACAAGTGGCTAACCCACCTGGAACCGGACCAGGTGGCAGTAGTTTGGCAGGACGTAACATTGTTGACAACACAGTTGTTAGCAATCGTGTTCGTTTAAACTTTGATACTAGTTTTACTGGTTCTGATTTACTGCGCATTCGTATTCAGTCTGGCAATGTCGTGAACTACTCAGCCTTGAGCCCATCTGGCTCTAGTGGTGGCATTCTTAATGCCTCTGGTTTGGCGGGAACAAATGCTGCTCGGTTGGCTTATGACGGAACAACTAATGGATTTGAGCTACACAAGTTGTTCTATCGCTTCTCACCGGTGAAGAACCTAACAGTAATCGCTGATGCCAATGCCGGGGCCTACGAAGATAATATGTTTACCTTCAACCCCTTTTTCCAATCAAGTGATACGGGTGCTTTATCTCGGTTTGGGCGGTTCAACCCGATTTATCGTATTTACGGTTCTAACCCTGCTGGAGCTACAATCAACTACAAATTCGCTGAAAACAAGGAAGCTGGCACAAGTGCTGACTTCACCTTGGCCTACTTGGGTGGTGGTACGAATACAGCAAGCTTTAACCGTAGTCCCGCCAACCCTAACCCCCCTGGAGGTCTCTTTGGTGATTCCTTTAGTGCGTTAGCTCAGATTTCTGTTCGCCCAATTAAAGATCTCGCCTTAGGTGTTACCTACGTTCGAGCCTTTGGGGTTGATCCTAGTGGCGGCACAGGAACATCTGGCTATACTGGGGCAGCTAACAATCCAACTGGTTCCGCTACTGCTACGGGTGGAGTTGGTAATGTTACCTCGGATAACGTTGGTTTCCAATTCACCTATAAGGTTATTCCTCAGTTCACCCTTTCTGGTTGGGCTGGCTATTCCAGCGTGAATCAGTCCCAAGGTTCCAACGTTGGTCGGAATGCTTCCTTAGTGAACTGGGCAATTACAGCTGCTGCACCTGATTTGTGGCAGAAGGGTGACGTGGCTGGTTTGATCTTTGGGCAACCCCCCCAAACCATCAGCACTAATTACACGGTTAACAATGGTGTGACTGCCTTTAATATGTACCACTTGGAAGGCTTCTATCGGTTCCAAATGAGCCGGAACATCTCCGTTGCCCCTGGGATCATTA includes:
- the radC gene encoding RadC family protein produces the protein MTYHLRIADLPSSDRPREKLMTQGSRSLTAAELIAILLGTGQGPGKLSAVGLGQYMLQKLSQNQPDPLLTLRDITPEELMQIPGVGPAKATTILAALELGKRVFQARPGEQAIISEPSQAAAVLSQEMMWETTERFGVLLLDVRHRLLGHHIISVGSATETIAHPKEIFREVIRRGANRMVIAHNHPSGNLDPSQADLSLTRQLLAGGQLLGIPILDHLILGQGEFCSLRQTTTLWQELPQGD
- a CDS encoding iron uptake porin gives rise to the protein MSRILWKLLATTPVLALGVGSGVYATEANSSLLQLTPGELNSAPTSLTTLPAQPVVNLAQNLPTMRSAPSVSSLEADPLAGTLAPAPTSTQTQTQSAVGTRSRQSIPQVTSVSQLSDVRPTDWAYQALASLVEKYGCIAGYPDGTFRGNRALTRYEMAAALNACLDVVSDRFATKEDLAALQRLAQEFANELALVKGRVDNLEGRTSNLEATQFATLTKLNATVIFNTSDILSGQVANPPGTGPGGSSLAGRNIVDNTVVSNRVRLNFDTSFTGSDLLRIRIQSGNVVNYSALSPSGSSGGILNASGLAGTNAARLAYDGTTNGFELHKLFYRFSPVKNLTVIADANAGAYEDNMFTFNPFFQSSDTGALSRFGRFNPIYRIYGSNPAGATINYKFAENKEAGTSADFTLAYLGGGTNTASFNRSPANPNPPGGLFGDSFSALAQISVRPIKDLALGVTYVRAFGVDPSGGTGTSGYTGAANNPTGSATATGGVGNVTSDNVGFQFTYKVIPQFTLSGWAGYSSVNQSQGSNVGRNASLVNWAITAAAPDLWQKGDVAGLIFGQPPQTISTNYTVNNGVTAFNMYHLEGFYRFQMSRNISVAPGIITIFNPNNNTANAPIVLGVIRTTFQF